One region of Phragmites australis chromosome 18, lpPhrAust1.1, whole genome shotgun sequence genomic DNA includes:
- the LOC133899640 gene encoding protein OXIDATIVE STRESS 3 LIKE 1-like, whose product MPVDVEAAMPPPASACSSSSIGKDSDECSPPGKEEEEEGEVQSAYTGAGRGLAGLEALEEALPIRRSISKFCNGKSKSFACLKEAITSSGSAKDITKAENAYSRKRKNLLAYSIMYENSHETAAAEVYETGPPKRPASFSRNSLVTLASSSSRSSSCISIEENEPPEQLQSRRSPDDCENSNSQKISMTRTGSTSPAPVRSLSMMDLHRLHRSSSSVRLKDKAD is encoded by the exons ATGCCCGTGGACGTCGAGGCCGCGATGCCGCCGCCGGCGTCCGCGTGCAGCTCGTCGTCGATAGGGAAGGACAGCGACGAGTGCTCGCCgccggggaaggaggaggaggaggagggggaggtgcAGAGCGCGTACACGGGAGCAGGAAGGGGCCTGGCGGGGTTGGAGGCTTTGGAGGAGGCGCTTCCCATTCG GCGCAGCATCTCCAAATTCTGCAACGGTAAATCCAAATCTTTCGCATGCCTTAAAGAAGCTATTACATCTTCTGGCTCTGCGAAGGACATCACTAAGGCAGAGAATGCATACTCCAGAAAACGGAAGAATCTCCTTGCCTACAGCATCATGTATGAAAATTCACACGAAACAGCAGCAGCTGAAGTTTATGAAACCGGACCTCCTAAGAGACCTGCCAGTTTCAGCAGAAACTCTCTGGTGACATTGGCTAGTAGCAGTTCCAGGAGCAGCAGCTGTATCAGCATCGAAGAAAACGAGCCGCCCGAGCAGCTCCAATCTCGTCGGTCACCTGATGATTGTGAGAACTCCAATTCTCAGAAGATTTCCATGACACGAACAGGATCGACATCACCTGCTCCTGTGAGATCATTATCGATGATGGATTTGCATCGTCTGCATAGGTCAAGTTCCTCTGTTCGTCTCAAAGATAAGGCGGATTAG